A section of the Sedimentisphaera cyanobacteriorum genome encodes:
- a CDS encoding dihydrodipicolinate synthase family protein encodes MIALKADQIKGNWATLLSVWNDDSLDICRVKEEIDTLIDMEVDGIYSNGTTGEFHCQSEAEFDMISECLAEKCNKTGMPFQIGVSHMSAQISLERLKRVVHLAPSAVQVILPDWFPVTDEEAAVFLKRMAEASEGIGLVLYNPPHAKRVLSPEEVGYLSGEVPRLVGLKTAGGDKSWYDSMRKHIPNLSVFVPGHLLASGIQEGASGSYSNAACLNPAAAQRWTDQMQYDMDSSLELEGRLRQFMDNYIVPFITEKGFCNGACDRFMAVVGGWADVGSRMRWPYRSIPETEAPRVRAEARRLVPEFFK; translated from the coding sequence ATGATAGCTCTTAAAGCAGATCAGATAAAGGGCAACTGGGCGACATTGCTTTCAGTATGGAATGATGATTCACTTGATATATGCAGAGTAAAAGAAGAGATTGATACCTTGATTGATATGGAGGTTGACGGGATCTATTCAAACGGTACTACTGGAGAATTTCACTGCCAGAGCGAAGCAGAATTCGATATGATATCAGAGTGTTTGGCGGAAAAATGCAATAAAACTGGTATGCCGTTTCAGATAGGTGTGAGCCATATGTCCGCCCAGATATCTCTGGAGCGGCTCAAGCGGGTTGTTCATTTAGCCCCTTCAGCTGTACAGGTTATTCTGCCGGACTGGTTTCCCGTTACTGATGAAGAGGCTGCTGTTTTCTTAAAACGTATGGCAGAGGCTTCAGAAGGAATCGGTTTGGTATTGTACAATCCTCCGCATGCAAAGAGAGTTCTATCTCCAGAAGAAGTTGGATATCTTTCAGGCGAGGTACCAAGATTAGTAGGCCTCAAAACAGCAGGCGGGGATAAATCTTGGTACGACTCTATGCGAAAGCATATACCGAATTTAAGCGTTTTTGTGCCTGGTCATCTGCTTGCAAGCGGCATCCAGGAAGGAGCAAGCGGGTCCTATTCAAATGCCGCGTGCCTAAACCCTGCTGCTGCTCAGAGATGGACAGATCAAATGCAATATGATATGGATTCTTCCCTTGAGCTTGAAGGGCGTTTGAGGCAGTTTATGGATAATTATATCGTACCTTTCATAACTGAAAAAGGATTTTGCAATGGTGCCTGCGACAGATTTATGGCTGTTGTAGGCGGATGGGCTGATGTGGGAAGCAGGATGAGGTGGCCTTACAGGTCGATTCCTGAAACAGAAGCCCCGCGAGTTCGCGCAGAGGCTCGAAGGCTCGTACCTGAATTCTTTAAATAA
- a CDS encoding sialidase family protein, producing the protein MTFKNYFCLFMFVVSVAVFAEGNDKNEIEYTDLFVRHENGYNTYRIPSIIRTNKGTLLAFCEGRKDGVGDEGDIDLLMKRSEDNGESWSKQVVIWDDGDNTCGNPCPVVDRQTGTIWLGLTWNYGSDHLKGIVAGESKHPRIPYISKSEDDGLTWTKPNNISDSVRRDYWRWYATGPGTGIQLKYGKKKGRLVIPANHTISCEYKKFQQGAHVIYSDDHGKTWKLSDVARPGLNESQVVELLDGKVLLNSRNSRYRGSRALSFSTNCGETWDYVSYKSNLNEPTCQASIIRYAPNKNNDKDIILFSNPDSKKRTNMTVRVSYDGAKTWSHKRTIHEGPAAYSSLTVLDNGKIACLYEGGKGFRYSKIIFSKFTLDWIIDGKK; encoded by the coding sequence ATGACTTTTAAGAATTATTTTTGTTTGTTTATGTTTGTAGTATCTGTTGCTGTTTTTGCAGAAGGTAATGATAAAAATGAGATTGAGTACACTGATCTTTTTGTGAGGCACGAGAACGGCTATAACACTTACAGAATTCCTTCAATTATAAGAACAAATAAAGGTACTCTATTAGCCTTTTGTGAAGGAAGAAAGGATGGTGTGGGAGATGAAGGTGATATAGATTTGTTAATGAAACGAAGCGAGGATAATGGTGAGTCTTGGTCTAAGCAGGTTGTAATATGGGATGATGGCGATAATACTTGTGGAAATCCTTGTCCAGTAGTAGATAGACAAACTGGCACTATTTGGCTTGGTTTAACATGGAATTACGGCAGTGATCATTTAAAGGGAATTGTTGCAGGGGAAAGTAAGCATCCTCGTATTCCTTATATTAGTAAATCTGAGGACGATGGGCTTACGTGGACAAAACCTAATAATATCAGTGATTCTGTCCGTCGAGATTATTGGAGATGGTACGCTACAGGACCTGGGACTGGAATACAACTCAAGTACGGCAAGAAGAAAGGTCGTTTGGTTATACCAGCAAACCACACAATTAGCTGTGAGTACAAAAAGTTTCAACAGGGGGCGCATGTAATATACAGTGATGATCATGGCAAGACATGGAAACTCAGTGATGTTGCACGCCCTGGATTGAATGAAAGTCAGGTGGTAGAGCTTCTTGATGGGAAGGTTTTGTTGAATTCTCGCAACTCACGTTACAGGGGCAGCAGGGCCTTGTCATTCAGCACTAATTGCGGAGAAACTTGGGACTATGTGTCATACAAATCTAATCTCAATGAACCAACTTGTCAAGCAAGTATTATAAGGTATGCCCCAAATAAGAATAATGATAAGGACATTATTTTGTTCTCCAATCCTGACTCTAAAAAGCGTACCAACATGACAGTTAGAGTTAGTTATGATGGAGCAAAGACTTGGAGTCATAAGAGAACCATTCATGAAGGACCAGCGGCTTATTCATCTCTAACCGTATTAGATAATGGTAAGATAGCTTGTTTGTATGAGGGTGGCAAAGGTTTTAGATATTCAAAGATAATTTTTTCAAAATTTACACTTGATTGGATTATTGATGGGAAGAAATAA
- a CDS encoding Kelch repeat-containing protein has product MGRNNFSHITRSEQIVHKFIYISLFILGTVSLAQKENEMRIFKWKELAVLPAAQGQCDALGVAGPYSGVSNNALIVAGGANFPKPYWENSKVWLDDIWVLEKIREDYYWRTGFRLYKNIAYGMSVTTDYGVVCIGGLDEKKVYSDAFVLRWNSKEKNIVCEELPSLPQPCANGGCTAIGNKIYVVSGQREMALESAVKDFWALDLDKRDNDVLEWQKLNDFSGRPRACSMTVSQYNGEEECIYVIGGRSKDSGQEITFLNDIWEYNPAQRTWLRKKSAERPFCAGTVSSIGRNYIYIFGASDGSLYGKGEILKQDHPGFSKEIFVYDTVENTWSMNGEMPKTHVTSNAVNWNGYIVITSGEISPRIRSPKIWIGNGFE; this is encoded by the coding sequence ATGGGAAGAAATAACTTTAGCCACATAACTCGCTCGGAGCAAATTGTACATAAGTTTATCTATATTAGTTTGTTTATTTTGGGCACAGTTTCTTTAGCACAGAAAGAGAATGAGATGAGGATCTTTAAATGGAAAGAACTGGCAGTTTTGCCTGCAGCTCAGGGGCAGTGTGATGCTCTTGGAGTTGCAGGTCCTTATTCAGGTGTCAGTAATAATGCGTTGATTGTTGCTGGTGGAGCTAATTTTCCTAAACCTTATTGGGAGAACTCCAAAGTTTGGTTGGATGATATCTGGGTTCTTGAAAAAATCAGAGAAGATTATTATTGGAGAACAGGTTTTCGCCTTTATAAAAATATTGCATACGGTATGAGCGTAACTACTGATTATGGTGTAGTCTGTATTGGCGGTTTAGATGAAAAGAAAGTATATAGTGATGCCTTTGTTCTTAGGTGGAACAGTAAAGAGAAAAATATAGTTTGCGAAGAGCTGCCCTCTCTTCCTCAACCTTGCGCTAACGGGGGGTGTACTGCAATTGGTAATAAAATTTATGTTGTAAGTGGGCAGCGTGAAATGGCGTTAGAGTCTGCTGTGAAAGACTTTTGGGCGTTAGATTTAGACAAAAGAGACAATGATGTACTCGAGTGGCAAAAATTAAATGACTTTTCTGGGCGGCCAAGAGCATGTAGCATGACTGTAAGCCAATATAACGGAGAAGAAGAATGCATCTATGTGATAGGTGGAAGATCAAAAGATTCAGGTCAGGAGATTACATTCTTGAATGATATTTGGGAGTATAATCCAGCTCAAAGAACATGGCTGAGGAAAAAATCTGCCGAAAGACCTTTCTGTGCAGGCACAGTATCCTCTATAGGTCGAAACTATATCTATATTTTTGGTGCCTCAGATGGCAGTTTATATGGTAAGGGCGAGATTTTAAAACAAGACCATCCTGGATTCTCTAAAGAAATATTTGTTTATGATACAGTAGAAAATACTTGGTCAATGAATGGGGAAATGCCTAAAACACACGTTACTTCTAATGCTGTTAATTGGAATGGATATATTGTTATTACAAGCGGCGAGATATCCCCAAGGATCAGATCGCCTAAAATTTGGATTGGAAATGGTTTTGAATAA
- a CDS encoding arylsulfatase, whose amino-acid sequence MNRRNFIKKAAIGIGISNIGFCLNGCKSLENKTVFSQSMQKPDVVLIMADDLGYSDLGCYGGEIHTPNIDKLAENGLRFSQFYNSARCCPTRASLLTGLYPHQAGIGLMVEDQGYEGYRGTLSKNSVTLAEMLKIGGYQTAMVGKWHVARDALTKKNIDNWPLQRGFDKFFGTIPAYGSLWDPAGLVEGNDFIEPWDDFFYTDAIADKAVDYIKTADKSSPMFLYLASPAPHYPLHARKETIDKYKGVYDKGWYETRKQRIKNVKEIGLVSEDIDVKIQDEASKSWVMEQNKDWQAQRMQTYAAMVEELDRSVGKVLQAIKNNRKINNTLILFLSDNGGSAEGHLNDTIERLNSPWNSSFAPEKTPNGEPVVKGDIPGRPLGGPDTFGSYGLNWASVSNTPFRRHKIWVHEGGISTPFIAHWPNYINDAGSICNQVGHITDIMPTLCEVSGTKYPSIFKGKTIKPYEGESLFKVFEGEKRQRKPLFWEHEGNRAVRINKWKLVSEYPGEWQCFYPGQDGKWELYDISEDRGELNDLSKKYPEKVKQMAKKYKEWANKVGVVDWEIISKG is encoded by the coding sequence ATGAATAGACGAAATTTTATCAAAAAGGCAGCAATAGGAATAGGTATATCAAATATTGGATTTTGTCTTAATGGTTGTAAATCTTTGGAAAATAAAACTGTTTTTAGCCAGTCCATGCAAAAACCTGATGTGGTTCTTATTATGGCTGACGATTTAGGGTACTCTGATTTGGGGTGTTATGGTGGTGAAATTCATACTCCAAATATTGACAAATTAGCTGAAAACGGTTTACGTTTTTCGCAATTTTACAATTCAGCAAGATGTTGTCCGACACGAGCCTCTCTTCTTACTGGTCTCTATCCTCATCAGGCAGGTATAGGGCTTATGGTTGAAGACCAAGGTTATGAGGGATATAGGGGAACTTTGAGCAAAAATTCCGTAACACTGGCGGAGATGCTGAAGATTGGGGGGTATCAGACTGCAATGGTTGGCAAGTGGCACGTTGCTAGAGATGCCCTTACAAAAAAAAATATTGATAATTGGCCTTTACAGAGAGGCTTCGATAAATTTTTCGGGACTATTCCCGCTTATGGAAGTTTGTGGGACCCGGCAGGTTTAGTTGAAGGAAATGATTTTATTGAGCCTTGGGATGATTTTTTCTATACAGATGCTATTGCAGATAAAGCTGTTGATTATATAAAAACTGCTGATAAAAGTTCACCAATGTTTTTGTATTTAGCAAGCCCTGCACCCCATTACCCGCTTCATGCAAGAAAAGAAACTATAGATAAATACAAAGGTGTTTACGATAAGGGATGGTATGAAACGCGTAAGCAAAGAATAAAAAATGTTAAAGAAATAGGGCTTGTCTCAGAGGATATTGATGTAAAAATACAAGATGAAGCTAGCAAATCTTGGGTAATGGAGCAAAATAAAGATTGGCAGGCCCAAAGGATGCAGACTTATGCAGCAATGGTAGAGGAATTAGATAGGTCAGTGGGGAAAGTTCTTCAAGCAATAAAGAATAATCGAAAAATAAATAATACCCTTATTCTTTTCCTATCTGATAATGGTGGTTCAGCTGAAGGACATCTCAATGATACTATTGAAAGACTTAACAGCCCATGGAATAGTTCTTTCGCTCCTGAAAAAACTCCAAATGGCGAGCCTGTGGTAAAAGGTGATATTCCTGGCAGGCCTCTTGGAGGGCCTGATACCTTTGGAAGCTACGGTCTTAATTGGGCAAGTGTTTCAAATACACCTTTCAGAAGGCATAAGATATGGGTTCATGAAGGAGGGATTTCTACACCTTTTATTGCTCATTGGCCCAATTACATAAATGATGCAGGTTCAATCTGTAATCAGGTAGGGCATATTACAGATATTATGCCTACTCTGTGCGAGGTGTCAGGAACAAAATACCCCAGCATTTTCAAAGGAAAAACCATAAAACCTTATGAAGGGGAAAGTCTGTTTAAGGTATTTGAGGGAGAAAAGCGGCAAAGAAAACCTTTGTTTTGGGAACATGAAGGAAACAGGGCAGTGCGAATTAATAAGTGGAAACTGGTTTCAGAATACCCGGGTGAGTGGCAATGTTTTTACCCTGGACAGGATGGTAAATGGGAACTATATGATATCTCTGAGGATAGAGGAGAACTTAATGACTTGAGCAAAAAATATCCAGAAAAAGTTAAACAAATGGCTAAGAAGTATAAAGAATGGGCAAATAAAGTAGGGGTCGTTGATTGGGAAATTATAAGTAAAGGTTAG
- a CDS encoding exo-alpha-sialidase, with product MIACIYRVSIVLLLSSRLFSYTILSPNQDKLPLELTDQAQQEELNFEINSLDQNMNYMLVIETVDINNFDELGLVINGITVTPPPELFSATGKQRGFVWIKDELITGNNELQFTFSNSRNGSDKGFWLTKAEIWVGQKQALIEKYDEKYNELYGNRLVYRNEEPVFSESYSFDNMLNFKDTGWQNISGVNTVVSSGSNKYLQLYSINNPSEVKINCFSRDTVLEGRFNILYSAPHSHFEISLRHNIDSNHVYKVSLIYDTSEKRWELIDGWLKEKLRNSSSLDIQSNKWYDFKVVIDKINILFYIDGSLVLESKSLRNTNYGGIVFGASGAIVNIDDLSYEGNDKHLKNYKMFCFENSAMGDMNRVNNELILHVGSSYLSSDDEGLTWNGTDIFDSLGSKSSKNILNLNSGRLLAMFNVKQPNNLRKLGVKISNDEGSSWSDIIWVNQAPKKHKVMNSKISQISNGRIFINPGTQYDEAVGGVTTYYSDDDGLTWTKSNVLDRSTTNGFNLQEAQVVELNNGQVRLVARSDMGRLLYADSSDGGATWSTDINIMPIISPMNAFNVRRDDNTNEIFLFWTYSDPDAWPHPALPRERLALAKTEDDMETWQYLMTVDDFQGLPWRFNDLGMYVDESYIFPMVNLMIGDRWIRPKDLMVYRVPREGIEGFEKFPPLRNNRYSKVLFMYDFEEFDLDQNIKAAPYKVNDKKGKGFHGRTEGELGFAEGSSSSSGSVALHLNGNGNGIVIRNHDFDTRGTLLNYFNIESESPFFISAVFRTNKHSSGGTDNSGALVARDVGPGESSWWTRIRNGVLQFFVSDTDGNTVKVEGTTNVSDNKWHEVVFAKDIADYKFVIILDGKLEAQQDNTLKSDVELNANVVIGHFNEDNRIFQGYIDEVLVSKADYKNYISLYSGDLNKDGIVDIRDLVIMASNWGD from the coding sequence GTTGACTGATCAGGCACAGCAGGAGGAATTAAATTTTGAAATAAACTCTTTAGATCAAAATATGAATTATATGCTTGTTATCGAAACCGTAGATATTAATAATTTTGATGAATTGGGGCTGGTAATTAATGGTATTACGGTAACACCTCCTCCTGAGCTTTTTAGTGCTACAGGCAAACAACGCGGCTTTGTTTGGATAAAAGATGAATTAATAACTGGTAATAATGAACTTCAGTTCACATTTTCAAATTCGCGAAATGGTTCTGATAAGGGGTTTTGGCTTACAAAGGCTGAGATCTGGGTTGGGCAAAAACAAGCTCTTATTGAAAAGTACGACGAAAAGTATAATGAACTCTATGGGAATAGGCTTGTTTACCGAAATGAAGAACCTGTTTTTTCTGAAAGTTACTCTTTTGATAACATGCTGAATTTTAAAGATACTGGATGGCAAAATATTTCAGGTGTCAATACCGTTGTTAGTTCGGGAAGCAATAAATACCTTCAACTTTATTCAATAAACAATCCTTCCGAAGTTAAAATCAATTGTTTTTCAAGAGACACTGTCCTAGAAGGGCGTTTTAATATTCTTTATTCTGCCCCTCATTCTCACTTTGAAATTTCCTTAAGGCACAATATTGACAGCAATCATGTTTACAAGGTCTCCCTGATTTATGATACATCAGAAAAGCGATGGGAATTGATAGACGGGTGGCTTAAGGAAAAGTTAAGAAACAGCTCATCACTGGATATACAGTCCAATAAGTGGTATGACTTTAAGGTTGTTATCGACAAAATAAACATTCTATTTTACATAGACGGCAGCTTAGTACTAGAAAGTAAATCACTGCGTAACACTAACTATGGAGGTATAGTATTTGGGGCTTCTGGAGCTATAGTAAACATAGATGATTTAAGTTATGAGGGCAATGATAAACATCTTAAAAATTATAAGATGTTTTGTTTTGAAAATTCAGCAATGGGAGATATGAATAGGGTTAATAATGAATTGATTCTGCATGTAGGCTCTAGTTATCTTTCCTCAGATGATGAAGGACTTACATGGAATGGGACAGATATTTTTGATTCTTTGGGTAGCAAAAGCAGTAAAAATATTCTTAACTTAAATTCTGGTAGGCTTCTGGCAATGTTTAATGTAAAACAACCAAATAATTTGAGAAAATTGGGAGTTAAAATTTCAAATGATGAAGGATCTTCTTGGAGCGATATTATTTGGGTTAATCAAGCTCCAAAAAAGCATAAAGTGATGAACAGTAAAATTTCTCAAATCAGTAATGGTAGGATATTTATTAACCCAGGGACCCAATATGATGAAGCCGTGGGTGGCGTTACAACTTATTACAGCGACGATGATGGACTAACATGGACAAAGTCAAACGTCCTTGATAGGTCAACTACTAATGGTTTTAATCTGCAAGAAGCTCAGGTTGTTGAATTGAACAACGGGCAAGTAAGGTTGGTTGCCCGTAGTGATATGGGAAGACTTTTGTATGCAGATTCCTCAGATGGAGGAGCTACATGGTCAACCGACATTAATATAATGCCTATCATCTCTCCTATGAATGCATTTAATGTCAGAAGAGATGATAATACGAACGAAATATTTTTGTTCTGGACTTATTCTGACCCAGATGCTTGGCCGCATCCGGCTTTGCCTAGAGAAAGACTTGCTCTTGCCAAAACCGAAGATGATATGGAAACATGGCAGTATTTGATGACGGTGGATGATTTTCAAGGGCTGCCTTGGAGATTTAACGATTTAGGAATGTATGTTGATGAAAGCTACATTTTCCCAATGGTTAATCTGATGATAGGGGATCGTTGGATAAGGCCAAAAGATTTAATGGTCTACAGAGTACCTAGAGAGGGGATTGAAGGTTTTGAGAAATTTCCCCCTCTGAGAAATAACAGATACAGCAAAGTTTTGTTTATGTATGACTTTGAGGAATTTGATCTTGACCAAAATATAAAAGCAGCTCCATATAAAGTGAACGACAAAAAAGGGAAGGGCTTTCATGGAAGAACTGAAGGTGAGCTGGGTTTTGCAGAAGGAAGTTCCTCGAGTTCAGGGAGTGTTGCATTGCATTTGAATGGTAATGGTAACGGAATAGTGATAAGAAATCACGACTTCGATACAAGAGGCACATTATTGAATTATTTTAACATTGAATCGGAATCGCCTTTCTTTATATCTGCGGTATTCAGGACTAATAAACATAGCAGTGGGGGTACCGATAATTCAGGCGCCTTGGTTGCAAGGGATGTTGGCCCTGGAGAATCATCTTGGTGGACAAGAATTAGAAATGGTGTATTGCAGTTTTTTGTTAGCGATACGGATGGAAATACTGTTAAAGTTGAAGGAACTACTAATGTGAGTGATAACAAATGGCATGAAGTAGTTTTTGCCAAAGACATTGCTGACTATAAATTTGTAATAATTTTAGATGGTAAATTGGAAGCACAGCAGGACAATACCCTCAAATCTGACGTTGAATTGAATGCAAATGTTGTAATAGGCCATTTCAATGAGGATAACAGAATATTCCAAGGTTACATTGATGAGGTTTTAGTTAGTAAAGCTGATTATAAGAATTATATAAGTTTATATTCAGGAGATTTGAATAAAGACGGCATTGTCGATATTCGTGATTTAGTAATAATGGCATCAAATTGGGGCGATTAG
- a CDS encoding dihydrodipicolinate synthase family protein, whose amino-acid sequence MENVTEKKEINGGVLVPIITPVDENENVDEKAFRAVIRHCIDAGAHGIFAGGSAGMGPLLADDQWQRAMEIAKDETEGRAGLAGGVIATSTRRALEKIDILKRLDFPSMVVTPTYYISLKTEKEMLSHFSACREATDMQMITYNIPGCVQSTIPVSVIEYMAEKGWTDLIKESSGDRDYFLKVLGVCQRLSIGVMQGNEPDIEWGLRIGAAGIVPVCANYEPEAFVAAVNAATQEDFQQLSELQEHISSVREVLLLGEDKNWIAGIMYGLSTLGMGIGRPVRPIQELTEDQKKPIDRLKNFSKVY is encoded by the coding sequence ATGGAAAATGTAACAGAAAAAAAAGAGATTAACGGAGGGGTGCTCGTTCCGATTATTACCCCTGTAGATGAAAATGAAAATGTGGATGAAAAAGCCTTTAGGGCTGTGATAAGGCATTGCATTGATGCAGGCGCGCATGGAATCTTTGCCGGCGGCTCTGCCGGTATGGGGCCTCTTCTTGCAGATGACCAGTGGCAGCGGGCTATGGAGATCGCCAAGGACGAAACTGAAGGCCGTGCAGGACTTGCGGGGGGAGTGATAGCTACTTCTACACGAAGAGCCCTTGAAAAGATTGATATACTCAAAAGGCTCGATTTTCCCAGTATGGTAGTAACGCCTACATACTACATCTCTCTTAAAACAGAGAAGGAGATGCTGTCGCATTTTTCCGCCTGCCGTGAAGCGACAGATATGCAGATGATAACTTACAATATCCCGGGCTGCGTCCAGAGCACTATACCTGTTTCAGTGATCGAGTATATGGCCGAGAAGGGCTGGACTGATCTGATCAAAGAAAGCAGCGGAGACAGGGACTACTTCCTGAAAGTGCTTGGTGTATGTCAGCGGCTTTCAATTGGTGTGATGCAGGGCAATGAGCCGGATATTGAATGGGGGCTTAGGATTGGTGCAGCGGGGATAGTGCCTGTCTGCGCAAATTATGAGCCTGAGGCTTTTGTAGCTGCGGTAAATGCTGCAACGCAGGAAGATTTTCAGCAGCTCTCAGAACTTCAGGAGCATATCTCTTCAGTTCGTGAAGTTTTGCTCTTGGGAGAAGATAAAAACTGGATTGCTGGAATTATGTACGGCTTATCAACCCTTGGCATGGGTATAGGCAGGCCTGTTCGCCCGATTCAGGAATTAACCGAAGATCAGAAAAAGCCTATAGACCGCTTGAAAAACTTTTCAAAAGTTTATTAA